The Neoarius graeffei isolate fNeoGra1 chromosome 1, fNeoGra1.pri, whole genome shotgun sequence region tatgtgagtcggcatggatatgtgacacaagtctgtgcgcattacatttgcatgctgcttttgaagattgaaatcaatgatttttttaatacatttttttaaCAATCACCGGTGtgttttatactaaaacaattatcagcctcagtgaatatcagtgaataataacctcgactttgtctctgctattaatcaccgatattcaccacaccttcagtgaataattgttaattagctTCTTAAAGAACTCTCCCTGAGAGGAAATACAGGGGTCTCCAAAGAACCTTCTAGGGTTTGCCCTTAAGGGCACAAACAAAAGAACTTAATGAGTCTAGATTTCAATTTTCTGTCTAAGAATGTGAGACTGgtattcatcatctcattatctgtagccgctttatcctgttctacagggtcgcaggcaagctggagcctatcccagctgactacgggcgaaaggcagggtataccctggacaagtcgccaggtcatcacagggctgacacatagacacagacaaccattcacacctacggtcaatttagagtcaccagttaacctaacctgcatgtctttggactgtgggggaaaccggagcacccggaggaaacccacatggacacagggagaacatgcaaactccgcacagaaaggccctcgccggccacggggctcgaacccggaccttcccgctgtgaggcgacagcgctaaccactacaccaccgtgccacccctggtcagaacgtatctttttttatttttcaagaattattattatagcatttttcacaaattgatacAATTatgtcaccggtttgtttacattctaattggaaattattttgtcggacattttgtataaagtttttatttactgtattgaatttgcaaaaaataaaaatgcttggtttctcaaaatccagtgaatgtggatagagtaaaacggttattccactcaatctcgtcatacatggcttacagccgacgaggcgctatgcgcctcgtcggctgtaagccatgtacgacaagatcgaGTGGAATGATTATTAGATATTTCCCAGTGTGGATTTTTCCTCTAATAGATTGATTAAACCCAATATAAATGTCACAAATTGACATCATAAAAGCAAAACAAGCATGGTCCATACTGCACTGTCTCTGTAGGTGAAGTAGCTCTGTTGTCATGGACGTAGCACACCAGATTAGCCACTACATCCAGCTGGCTGAAGGAGTGTATGGGAATTCCAGTGTGTTTGATGTACTCCATATGACCGTGTGCTGGAGGCACAGTAATCACATAGAGCAGCTCTTCTGGCTTTTCAGTGCCATCTACAGCCAGCAAGACGTCTGTAGTGATCACTACATGGTCTCCATAGCTAGCTCTCACCGGCTTTACAAACAGTGCTATGTCTCCTGGAGAACAGAAATAGTGAAACTCCACATGATCTGATCTACTATTAAACATGTATATCAACCATTCTAATGCGTTATATTAGATATAGCATAGCTTCTTACGAAGATGAAAACATTATAGACAAAAACCTTTCACTAGCTCCTTGACTGAGATGTGGAAGTGTTGTGCAGGGGAACGGTTCCTGCCGTCTTTTAAATGAAAGATGAAAAAGTCTTGTGTGTGAGTTACAGAATGAGCTGTGTGTACATAGCGCAGCAAGTTCATATCCACAGCCTCCTGGGAACAGTTCATTCCTGTTGACAATGTCCTCCAGTCCAGGCCTGCCTGAGAAGGTCCCAGAGAGGTTTACATAATTTTATGATTCAAAGATGACATTTCAAAGATGGCATTTCACCAAAATAAGCATAGTTATATAACACCACACAATGCTGTCTGAATAATCATTTCCAGGTTTTATAATACTGCAAagacattaaaggtagactgcctttcagatttttcaagtgtcggtcactaaaagaattttccctgacacccaattatttttgtttagtggaccgaaagctactgaattcgaatcacagacttccaattttattattattattaaatggaacaattaatgaatttagggccacatagcACTAAATTCATcactatttttgcctgcttcaccatgacccaattcaagatactacatcatgcatcatgtggtggactTTCctggttcacgcaaggcattgtgggatacaaatttgaaacaggagagaaaaatggaggacgtgagtgtgtgaatgaaacatggaagactgactacagtaatgcaaagcgagaagaaaagacgttatgttgtgaaggaaaggaaacgcaggaccaaactaagaaATATCGGCggtctcagcgagcacctcgatgtgatcagctgttcgtttagcgacagaatgatggaactgtcagtgcacggtcaaagtaaacctgtagatggcagcaatgcaacactgtggatgtaaaacccaaaagaagaagaagaaggtaaacctgcgcatgcgcacacagacttcctctgtctacttgacggcacaaagcgagcgatttcaggcACATTATTTGTtacggaatcccctcaaattaaataacttcccagccacagaatggcctgggtctttttttttagatattaaaaaaataaacatatgtcacaatgaccaaattgcagagggaactaaatttcacagatatgaaatcaaaaggccgtctagctttaataatacTTGGTAACTATTCAAATAAAATGTAGGCTTACGAAAAGTTTTTCTTGTGCACTGACCTTAATCTGAAGCAGACCATGAATGGGAACACTCTCCAACACATAGATGATGTTAGTGGCGGGAGTGTCATTGTCATGCGCGCTTAGGACAGCACTGGAAATAAGTCTGGTCTCTCCTGCTTCCACCTCAATCCCAGTGTTCCTGCAGTACACACACCATGGCTATTATCTCAGTTCCATCACAGAATTATTTTAGCATGTAATTAGAATTTACTCAGGGGTTAAAATACTTAATTAACTTTACTTTGTTTACACTTAAGCATtatgggcagtacggtggtgtagtggttagcactatcgcctcacagcaagaaggttctgggtttgagcccagcggctggcgggggcctttaagtgtggagtttgcatgttgtctgcatgggtttcctctggacgctctggtttcccccaaagacataggTCAATTGGCTCCTCTAAATTATAGGtaagaatggttgtttcccaagcctggaactgggagggttgcagcaggaagggtatctggtgtaaaactatgctccaattaatggaCAAGACTttatcacacctacactcaagcacagtgaaattcctcctctgcatttaacccatctgaagcagtgaacacacacgtacccagagtagtgggcagctatgctacagtgcccagggagcagttgggggttaggtgccttgcacaagggcacttcagctcaaccttcaggccatggctgtttcacgttagcctaacctgcatgtctttggattgtgggggaaattggagcacccggaggaaacccacgcagacatggggagaacatgcaaactccacacagaaaggcccccattggccgctgggctcaaacccagaaccttcttgctgtgaggtgataatgctaaccactacaccaccatgctgcccagacatgtggatcaatagggtccacatgacaGCAGCCCCACACACATaactgggacaagctggaagaagtgagtgagtgactatACTTAAGCATTCTATTGGGCTATTTATACTTTACTTGAGTGTTAGTGGAGTGGAATCTCCTACCTAATTacatttccaagaaaaaaaaatgacttttttACTCCTTGCATTTATTTACACTTTCAAAGTACTCATTACAAACCCTGAGGAGTCTTCTCTCCTCCAGCCAATGAATGTGTGATATAGGAcagctgaccatcacacccatatgtgtttgTGTTTGTCGAACATCCCATTTCAGTTTTATTCCCCTTTTGCTGTTACAATAATATCCATTCTGctgcgaaggctttccactagattttggagcatagctgggttttttttttctttttttccaattcagtcacaagagcattagtgaaggcAAGCACTGATGTTGGCTgaagaggcctggggtgcagtcagcagTGCAGTTCAtcacaaaggtgttcagtggggttgaggttagggctCTGTGTAGGTCATTCAATTTCTTCCATTCCaattttggcaaaccatgtctttatggatctTGTTTTGCTCATAGAGGCATTGTCATGATGAAACAGGTTTACGCTTCTTAGTCTACAATCTACAGCATATAAAATAATTCTatataattgtgtgcttccaactttgtggcaatagTTTGGATAAGGACcacatatgagtgtgatggtcagatgtccacatcCTTTTGGCCGTTATTGTATATCAGTAGAATGTGCTCCTGTACATTTTATTTGCGTTTCATTTTATAATATCTAATCCAATCTATCAATGTAGAAGAAACTATCAAGAATCTTGCCAACTTGCCATCTCTTTTGACCTACTTACAAATGTAATTGCACCAGATAAAACatttagtttttctttttttttaaatatatttaaaagCAACATTTTTACTTTTACCTGGGTACATTTTTGACTGAATTCTTAATGCAACTGAAATATAGCTTAATACATACATATAAGTTATCAATAGTTTTTCCACCCCTGAATATGCTTGCCTGTGTTTATAAGAATCATGCATGGACCACTCAAATTATTTTCTCTGTGCACAGAAAGAAAAACAGACTTTCATTTCGTATCAGATACCTAATGATACACGGCTTCTCATCATTGACAGGCATCACTTTGACCAATATGTGCCTCTGGAGCTGATGTTTTCCATCAGACAACTGGATGATGAAGCTGTCCTGCTTACTTTCTGAgtcatcatgcaaatacaccaatGACATACCTGTGAAGACAGAGTCACCAAGAGGTTCAAAATCTGTTGTACATgtcacagaatgcaataattaccAGAGTttctgactgattgattgattggatcATTGATTGATTCTTTCATTCATTACATGAGTGTATACCATTTCTGAGATCTTCCATGGTGAAGACTTGGACCTGAACCTCTGTTCCACGACTCTGGATGGATCTTCTATAATGGGCCACATCATTACCATTAAGCCCTCCTATGATAACCCCATGTTGGGGCTGCTGGATAATGCGAAATGTTAATTGATCTCTGGGAACATCTAAATCCACAGCATTAATAATGGAGGCGTCCAACTCTTTCATGTCGCCCTCTCGGACCTGCAAAACACACCTCCATATTTACTAATTATAGTCGTCACTAGGTAGGGAAATGTAAGACAGAAATGACAGCGGTTCATTTTCATTCATGGCGGCCTCAGCCGAGCCGCACACCTGGAGGCCCAGTCATCCCGATCCGCCATGCATGATGCTAGTTCTAGTGCATCGAGGGCGCCCACATCCCTCAGCGGTAGCTTCCATGTATATTGCAATAATATCTCAAAGCAAATTACATTTTACTACTATGTAAAAATTTTAATATTATACGTTTTTACATCATCTATACACTGCATATTCCAGGGGTATGGTCCTCATGAAATCTACCATcgtattagttaaaaaaaaactcaaatattTAATAATTTGTATATTGTAGCAATTATTTTCATCTTACACTAATGTTCCTGGCTAGGAAATCTGGGCTTTCATCATTTATTGGCTTGATGATGATGTAGAAGGGGATTGCAGAGGATTGGTGTTTGCCATCAGAGATGTATAGCATAAACTGGTCAGCAGTGGGTTCAAACCTTCGGTGTCTGGACTGCACATAGTTTATGTGTCCATTCATTACATCCCTATAGGAAAAAGAGGCTGAGAGACAGAGTACATAAAAACCACCAATGTTGGTTAATGTGTTTATTTTCTCGACTTAAGGTTTAAAACGTACAACACAATTAATTAGCATCCCTTTGAAAACCATGACAATGTGAGCACTGACCAATACTGATTCCCATGTTGCTCTTCTCAAACCCTGGACTAGGCAGAACGTTCTCAAGATAGCCAAACTGTGGTGGAGACTCTAATACGACCTGCAGTTCCACCAGAGGAGTATCCTGGTCAGAAGCTCCTATATGTGCTACAGTGATAGAGGCAGAACCACCTTCATCCACCTGAAGCACTTCACCTGTGGTAATAAAAAGCATTTTTCATGGAGAATAAGCccattatcattattaacattaaTCTATCAAAAATTATTATATATTTCTTGTTTAAATTATAGATACAGTACCAGTCTAAAGTTTGGACATACGTTCTCATTCATAggattttctgtatttggactatttttgtcattgtagaacaatactgaagacactgAAATAGGACCATATGACCAATGCTGACCAGATATGCCAATTCCAGTTCTCAACACAGCAGTGCCTCCAACAGTGTAATGAGACATTGATGTGTGATGCAGTCATAAAGAGTAGCTGTAATCGTATACCTACAAAATGTACCTACTGTATATTgcagtggtgaaccattactattagagctgggacttcagcgcagccagaacttagccagacacaccaaaaaagcaacagcgcaaaggattttgcaagggattagtggcaggctgccaggtagctctgctGTGTGTAGCTTTCAAagatgattttaaaagtaactaagcaaattacacagggaaattaattcttaagtctgagtgaaaaatactgcggCGAGCGTGCGTGGgagaagagtctggagatagGAATCTTAatttcttggttgttagcctgtgctacttgctcttgatagcactggcttgactgctttattagcattcgctaacactactgatgaatgctacactggctggaagataACTTCACTGCCGCACTGATGGCACCGACTCACatttaagctagcgttggccttccagAAGACCtaaggtgatacatttttggtccctcctactatgaatcaaaatctgattgattaattcatctgtcacttcctacataaacatacactgctatggccttctgtcccagcaatgaagtcctaaccaatgagtgagccagctctaaactcttctcagcctagagacagcaaacaaaaaaatctcattggataactcgattttaatgttttcagaacagtaaccctttcatttctgaagcaaatttgatagaaaacgaggtcaaattaaaattagaagagaataattataatgaaattatgagagaaattaaagaatgaaagaaattaaatagaacatttgaaatactgatgagtggcacggtggtgtagtggttagcgctgtcgtctcacagcaagaaggtccgggttcagccccgtggccggcgagggcctttctgtgcagagtttgcatgttctccccatgtccgcgtgggtttcctccgggtgctccggtttcccccacagtccaaagacatgcaggttaggttaactggtggctctaaattgaccgtaggtgtgaatgtgagtgtgaatggttgtctgtgtctatgtgtcagccctgtgatgacctggcgacttgtccagggtgcaccccgcctttcgcccgtagtcagctgggataggctccagcttgcctgcgaccctgtagaacaggataaagcggctacagataatgagatgagatgatatgtttgggcttctctgaaggcctagaaggccctgacagttcccctctggtatactgtacactaccattcaaaagtttggggtcactttgaaatgtccttatttttgaaagaaaagcactgttcttttcaatgaagatcactttaaactaatcagaaatccactctatacattgctaatgtggtaaatgactattctagctgcaaatgtgtggtttttggtgcaatatctccataggtgtatagaggcccatttccagcaactctcactccagtgttctaatggtacaatgtgtttgctcattgcctcagaaggctaatggatgattagaaaacccttgtacaatcatgttagcacagctgaaaacagttgagctctttagagaagctataaaactgaccttcctttgagcagattgagtttctggagcatcacatttgtggggtcgattaaatgctcaaaatggccagaaaaatggcttgactatattttctattcattttacaacttatggtggtaaataaaagtgtgacttttcatggaaaacacaaaattgtctgggtgaccccaaacttttgaacggtagtgtatgagtgTTGGTACTTTAAGTCaagaaaataaacacatttaCCAAACTTTAACCGGTCATGAACCTGATGGAGTGCCCGGACCTCAACTTCGCTATTTTGTGATGGGATGGCCGCATCACTGAACAGCACTTCCGTTCATTGATATTCGGTGAGCTCGGCCACCTGTTTCGCCCAATGGCTCCGAATTGCCTGCTGAAGGTGACTGCTGGCAGATGAGCATGATGCCAAAAGACCTGAGTGTAAGTAGCCAAATCTATGCCAATCTGTGCCAGTCTATGTTAAATCCCCATTTTACTTAAATCTAGCTTGATACTTCAAGTATagtgtttattatttaaaaaataatatattaTGTAATGTATGCTTTAGTAGTCCTTTCTTACAGTTTGAGGTCTGCTTAAATTCCCTTCAATAAATTAAAGACATCTGTCTTGCTAATAGAATTGATCAAATATGGTATACCAATAGCAATGGATGGTGGCTGGTTGTCCACAGGATAAACGGTAATATTGAGGTCATAGATTAGCAGGGAGTCCTGGGGATGTGTTGTTTGCCTGTTAAACTGGGAAGGTCTGTCAAAGCAGCATGAAGGAACTGGATCCGTCTGTTCATCAGAGATCACAAACGTGATGGTATCATGACGAGGGAGCAATCCAACCTCCAGGCCTTTGGAATGTTATTTATATTAGTATCTATTCTCATTTCAGACACCACAAAACCATGACACATTCAAGTATAGACCAATATTTTGCAAATCTGGAAGAGGTCTAAATAtgttttattaattattatagaAAGCAATAGGTGAAATATTTTGCCTAATACAAACAAATAGAGAGAAGGAGAAGTTTTAGTACCTGTGTGTTTGTAGCTGATGATCCTGGCTTCTATATCTTCTTGAAAGAACCTATCTACCACTACACCATTCTTTAGCACTACACCATGATATGGCTGACGAGCAATCAGATAGGTCAGTTTGCTGTCATCACTATCAACATCTGTTGCACAAATGTACTCTATGGTGATCACTACTTCCTGTCCCTCTGCACACTCGAAAACAGTCTTCAAGCCTGGCACCAGTGCTGGCATTTCATCATTGACTAGTGTTACCTGTCAATGAATATAAGAGTCTTACAGTTAGATATGATTTAGTCATTTTGTTAATAAATACAAGTCAATGATGTAATATTTACCTTAATATGTAAAACAAAATCAACTGAATTCACCCCATCTGTGGCGATACATTCAATGTTATCTTCTTCTGTCTCTGAACTATCATGGTGATATCTGTGTGTTGAAAATGCATGACCATCATCACACATCGTACACATATTGGAAATTCATTCATAAGTTCAAAATACCAATTATGGAAATgttcaaatacagtggtgcttgaaagtttgtgaaccctttagaattttctatatttctgcataaatatgacctaaaacatcatcagattttcacacaagtcctaaaagtagatacagagaacccagttaaacaaatgagacaaaaatattatacttggtcatttatttattgaggaaaatgatccaatattacatatctgtgagtggcaaaagtatgtgaacctttgctttcagtatctggtgtgacccccttgtgcagcaataactgcaactaaacatttgtggtaactgttgctcagtcctgcacaccggcttggaggaattttagcccattcctctgtacagaacagcttcaactctgggatgttggtgggtttcctcacatgaactgcttgcttcaggtcctcccacaacatttccattggattaaggtcatgacattgacttggccattccaaaacattaactttatccctctttaaccattctttggtagaacgacttgtgtgcttagggttgttgtcttgctgcatgatccaccttctcttgagattcacttcatggacagatgtcctgacattttcctttagaattcgctggtataattcagaattcattgttccatcaatgatggcaagccgtcctggcccagatgcaataaaacaggcccaaaccatgatactgctaccaccatgtttcacagatgggataaggttctgatgctggaatgcagtgctttcctttctccaaacataacgcttctcatttaaaccaaaaagttctatttcggtctcatccgtccacaaaacatttttccaataaccttctggcttgtccacgtgatcttttgcaaactgcagacaagcagcaatgttctttttggagagcagtggctttccccttgcaaccctgccatgtgcaccattgttgttcagtgttctcctgatggtggactcatgaaccttaacattagccaatgtgagagaggccttcagttgcttagaagttaccccggggtcttttgtgacctcaccaactattacacaccttgctcttggagtgatctttgctggtcgaccactcctggggagggtaacaatggtcttgaatttcctccatttgtacacaatctgtctgactgtggattggtggagtccaaactctttagagatggttttgtaaccttttccagcctgatgagcatcaacaatgctttttctgaggtcctcagaaatctcctttgttcgtgccatgatacacttccacaaacatgtgttgtgaagatcagactttgatagatccctgttctttaaataaaacagggtgcccactcacacctgattgttatcccattgattgaaaacacctgagtctaatttcaccttcaaattaactgctaatcctagaggttcacatacttttgccactcacagatatgtaatattggatcattttcctcaataaataaatgaccaagtagaatatttttgtctcatttgtttaactgggttctctttatctacttttaggacttgtgtgaaaatctgatgatgttttaggtcatatttatgcagaaatagagaaaattctaaagggttcacaaactttcaagcaccactgtaaatgagaaaaaaatctgcTAAAAATTGAAAATGATGAATCAAATGCTGTCATGTCTGACCTAACTTTTAGGCTTTTCATGTCTCTAACAGTGAAGGTCTGGCCTTGATTCAAAGGTGCACCATCCAGATACATGTCCCCATGCTGAGGCCTTCTCTTCAGCGCCACATGTAGTGAGTCCTCCAGAGAATCCGCATCAGTCACGTACAAGTGATCTGCACTGACCCAGCATTCTCCCCCCTCGTCCACGATTAATTGATTCGCGTGCACCTAAGAATCAAACAAAACATCATTATTCAAACCTTTATGGAGCTATTTATGCTTCACATAAACATGATGTAGAGTAGCATTATCTGACTAAAATCAGTGCAACTGTCAGTAAAGGTTTCCAATCAAAtaactaacatctcatctcatctcattatctctagccgctttatcctgttcatatTCTAGTTAATACACACTGTTCAAACAAATTGTGTGGTCTGAGCAGATGGTTTTGGGGTACCTCCGGGGATTGGTTGTCTACTGGCAACACTGTAATATTGAAACAGATTCCAGTGGTAGTTCGGTCCTGCTCACTGGTCACAGACAGCACAAATTGAATATGCTGAGGATAAGGTCCAATATCTTGGAAAGGAGGCATATAAGCCACTTTCATGTAGTTGACAGCATGCTAGTGGAAAGGAAGAAAGCATTTTGTGAGCATTTGCATCCCCCTAAATGGCCAAACTGTGTGAAAAGGAAGAAATCAATTGCTTTTTCTTACCTGGGTGAAAAGTTTAAGCACTGGGGCATTGGGATCCTTAGCCAACTTTGGGATGGTGTCAACCAAGAACAACCGCCCTGCATCAGGTCCCCTGGCAAACATAAGTAGGtaaacacatttctgaaaatctaaagttatatatattttttaaaaatgtagtgTTTATATTGTGTGGTGGCCATTAAATGCAAGACATATTAATAAACCAAAACATGACAGCAAATCATAAATGCAAGATTAGAAATTCAAAAACACAACATTAAGGTAGATCCTTATTTAAGGTTGAATGCTTATTGCTGTTTGGACCGGCTACTGTGTGcgtgtttgaaatctgatcaatcctgtgggaggagtagcgatttttgtgaaactgcATATGACCCCGTGTaaccgcatccatggcaggtggcaccacctggtgattaattcttgttggaatatgtctttagagtcttctggatgagtttcagtgaaaatatcctagcagtttacaaacagtagtgtttggtgtgatgagtgacccaaaattttcaaactgctataaaatgttaaatatgacaagtGGCACCAAAATCTTGGCaatttttatacataccaacctgaggaacattccatatgagtttgatcaaaatctgatcattcctgtaggaggagtagcaattttcatgaaattgcacatgacccctctgtagcctcatctatGGTagttggcaccacctggtgaacaattcttgttggtatatgtctttagagtcttctgggtgagtttcagtgaaaacatcccagcagtttacaaagagtggCATTTAATATGATGAgttacccaaaaatttcagacgcccataaaatcgtaaatatgacaggtggcgccaccatcttgacaatttttatgcacacccacctggggaacattgtatgtgagtttgatcaaaatctgatcaatcctgtaggaggagtagtgatttttgtaaattgtggacggacgacgacGACGGACGGATGACGCGTgttcgcataagctcatctggcctggcctatggccagatgagataataataataataataataataataataataataataataataatgaatgccCTTGACAAAAATAAGCAAGAATAAAAGCACCAGAAGATTAATTTATGCTCATATTTCCTTTTAATCTGAACGTCTTCCAGTTTTCTATTTTCTTCACGCTCTCAGACTGATTTCACTGTAGCCAGTCAGCAATGAACATTTGATCTCCTTTTCCATTTTCAGATAAAGCTGTTTGTGTTCGTTGTTGTTGTTACATTTTTTAATTTGCTATTGTATTTTTGCTTTGTTAATGTGTCTTGTATGTAACAGCCAACATGATACTGATCGTAAGATCTTTGAAAAATGTCAATTATCACCTACCCATAAGTGGTAGTGTAGAAAGGCGGGGTGGTAACAGTGTAGGTAAGCTCACAGTCTGGTGACTCCACATCAACAAAGTGCAACTGCTGCTTGGTTAAATATACCACGTCTGTCTCTTTGACTATCAGATGTCGAGTTACTCCTGGGGACTCTTTAGGCGGCTGATCTGGGACAGGTTGAATTTGAATCACAATGACCTGCAAAAAACACATGAGAATtaa contains the following coding sequences:
- the frem1a gene encoding FRAS1-related extracellular matrix protein 1a isoform X2, which produces MDFQKRTCMWPFWFLLLLGLWHFCMCTLVKTNHGLRVKRGQSAFLQEGDLQFHIPREKDVCKLEVVLNEPITQRVGTLSPQVFDCHYLADEVKYTHNGCPILKEDTVKLRLYRFTETETYSELFSLHIEIMEPDCNVIKLGPQTLQVSEFYGLSNMLDGNVMSFHYEHRPNIECTIRVTTPDSGLPGHGQLVTGEPDKLEGPRGDEPDSFVSIRQQLENKARAKCKSEVCLKGLKLLTITKVPCEEFLMMGIRYQHIVPPSPDVDYIAIKLDLTDTRSTSIIQSEQAWIPVTIKGAVPNQPPKPAFMSMFILEVDQFILTPLSTAILDAVDAETPKNMLVFNITKPPSEGFITHLSDHTKPISSFTWVDLNEMLISYQPPNSSHTQRRNYEVEFEVHDFYFEKSSPIMVHVSVRTADTNAPRVSWNMGLSLLEGQSRPITWDQLQIVDNDDLKAVRIITVDGLQHGRLTVRGGKGFMFTVSDIKAGVVRYYHDDSDTTKDFVVFRITDGYHQTRHKFPINILPKDDSPPFLITNMVLELSEGQMALLRGSILQASDMDSSDDYILFNITKPPQAGEIMKLPGPGITGYPVMRFLQKDLFHSIIYYRHFGNEVFDDSFEVVLSDFHDPPNLSEPQVIVIQIQPVPDQPPKESPGVTRHLIVKETDVVYLTKQQLHFVDVESPDCELTYTVTTPPFYTTTYGGPDAGRLFLVDTIPKLAKDPNAPVLKLFTQHAVNYMKVAYMPPFQDIGPYPQHIQFVLSVTSEQDRTTTGICFNITVLPVDNQSPEVHANQLIVDEGGECWVSADHLYVTDADSLEDSLHVALKRRPQHGDMYLDGAPLNQGQTFTVRDMKSLKVRYHHDSSETEEDNIECIATDGVNSVDFVLHIKVTLVNDEMPALVPGLKTVFECAEGQEVVITIEYICATDVDSDDSKLTYLIARQPYHGVVLKNGVVVDRFFQEDIEARIISYKHTGLEVGLLPRHDTITFVISDEQTDPVPSCCFDRPSQFNRQTTHPQDSLLIYDLNITVYPVDNQPPSIAIGEVLQVDEGGSASITVAHIGASDQDTPLVELQVVLESPPQFGYLENVLPSPGFEKSNMGISIASFSYRDVMNGHINYVQSRHRRFEPTADQFMLYISDGKHQSSAIPFYIIIKPINDESPDFLARNISVREGDMKELDASIINAVDLDVPRDQLTFRIIQQPQHGVIIGGLNGNDVAHYRRSIQSRGTEVQVQVFTMEDLRNGMSLVYLHDDSESKQDSFIIQLSDGKHQLQRHILVKVMPVNDEKPCIIRNTGIEVEAGETRLISSAVLSAHDNDTPATNIIYVLESVPIHGLLQIKAWTGGHCQQE